The following coding sequences are from one Crateriforma spongiae window:
- the nusA gene encoding transcription termination factor NusA → MNPQDILRYVDSMHREKNIDTDLVFSAIESALQSAAKRQYGEESDITVNLDRSNGRIMATLDGQPLGDDQIGRIGAQTAKQVIIQKVREAERDSLMTEYREQIGEIVSGIIGKADGGVATVNLGNVEAILPRSEQIPGETLHANERVRAIVFEVRAAGNRVRVVLSRTRPQLVQRLFEQEIPELSEGVISINSISREPGYRSKVAVSSVDSQVDPIAVCVGYRGSRIKAVREELAGEHIDVVRFSDDPQVLIPNALQPAEVEQVLLCDLIGRAIVLVQEDQLSLAIGRRGQNVRLASKLCGWDIEIMTGGELEEQIERAVTGFSQIDGVTEEIAQALVEQGYLSYDDLSVIEPDVFAEMSGLPLETIDRIVEVAEARAEEAEEAAAEERAQRREREKAQKAVEAQGGEAPAGEAPASEAPADEAAAEQTASAEAEAVESEAESPEPPVAEAEAEPAETEVAAEEVEASAEAEEVVAESADDSAESDASQAQPTAVGQDGGDVDGSDDPQRNEPS, encoded by the coding sequence ATGAATCCACAAGACATTCTTCGCTACGTCGATTCCATGCATCGCGAGAAGAATATCGATACCGATCTGGTTTTTTCGGCAATCGAATCCGCGCTGCAATCGGCCGCGAAGCGTCAGTACGGCGAAGAGTCGGATATCACGGTCAATTTGGACCGCAGTAACGGCCGCATCATGGCGACGCTGGACGGTCAACCGTTGGGTGACGACCAGATCGGGCGTATCGGTGCCCAGACCGCCAAGCAGGTGATCATTCAAAAGGTCCGCGAAGCCGAACGCGATTCGTTGATGACCGAGTACCGCGAACAGATCGGCGAGATCGTCAGCGGCATCATCGGAAAAGCCGACGGCGGCGTTGCCACTGTCAATCTAGGTAATGTCGAAGCGATCTTGCCGCGCAGCGAACAGATCCCCGGCGAAACGTTGCACGCCAACGAACGCGTTCGTGCGATCGTGTTCGAAGTCCGCGCCGCGGGTAATCGCGTGCGGGTCGTTCTAAGCCGCACGCGGCCGCAGTTGGTCCAGCGTTTGTTCGAACAGGAGATCCCCGAACTGTCCGAAGGCGTGATCAGCATCAATTCGATCAGCCGCGAACCGGGGTACCGCAGCAAAGTGGCCGTCAGCAGTGTCGATTCTCAGGTCGACCCCATCGCCGTGTGCGTGGGTTATCGCGGCAGTCGGATCAAGGCGGTTCGCGAGGAACTGGCGGGCGAACACATCGACGTGGTGCGTTTCAGCGATGACCCGCAGGTCCTGATTCCCAATGCCTTGCAACCGGCGGAAGTCGAACAGGTTTTGCTGTGTGACTTGATCGGCCGGGCCATCGTGCTGGTTCAAGAAGACCAGTTGTCGTTGGCGATCGGTCGTCGCGGTCAAAACGTTCGGTTGGCTAGCAAGCTGTGCGGCTGGGACATCGAAATCATGACCGGCGGCGAGCTGGAAGAACAAATCGAACGCGCTGTGACGGGCTTTAGCCAGATCGATGGCGTCACCGAAGAGATCGCGCAGGCTTTGGTCGAACAAGGCTATCTGTCCTACGATGACCTGTCGGTGATCGAACCGGACGTGTTCGCGGAAATGAGCGGTTTGCCGCTGGAGACGATTGACCGGATCGTCGAAGTCGCCGAAGCAAGAGCCGAGGAAGCCGAGGAAGCGGCGGCCGAAGAACGGGCCCAGCGTCGCGAACGCGAGAAGGCGCAAAAGGCCGTGGAGGCTCAGGGCGGCGAAGCCCCGGCCGGTGAGGCTCCCGCCAGCGAAGCACCGGCGGATGAAGCGGCCGCCGAGCAAACGGCGTCGGCTGAAGCGGAGGCGGTGGAATCGGAAGCTGAATCACCCGAGCCACCGGTCGCAGAAGCGGAGGCTGAGCCAGCCGAAACTGAGGTTGCGGCCGAAGAAGTCGAAGCATCGGCGGAGGCCGAAGAGGTGGTTGCCGAATCGGCTGACGATTCAGCCGAGTCGGACGCATCGCAGGCCCAGCCGACGGCGGTCGGGCAAGACGGCGGTGACGTTGACGGTTCGGACGACCCCCAGCGGAACGAACCGAGCTGA
- the infB gene encoding translation initiation factor IF-2 encodes MPVRIYALAKELNLDSKDLVEIVKKVGLTGKGSALASLTDDEAVKVREHLSGGGAPAGKKAPAAKAARADSSPAAPVAAVRDAVVPSGRRPITIRGGRGATDRRNEATATSGDVTTADAPTGSGADEVPVSETPTAEKASAQAKPPVKPPPAMPPLESDAAASGSDDASAKDRSAPTERPVPKMPKAGPLSRGPLSKDASPSRPVPKMPAKSNKPAGQPSAPATPPKTEKKAAPASPAAKSGDSSMAERIASRMGSTGNRVVPNRPGQPVAPVRGQMGAGNRVRSLDRPRRGGGEGDANVKGGGDAGKGKKREPKIKINLAQLPDAPAPAEKPAASGPAAQKPDIKLSKDLIAGHKKGMSAPLQKLESEEKERTAAKRGGGGLKGFSGRKKGAEEEEERSGRKKGSLAGMASARAERVRGGGGRRNLGTGDYRGGRRSAGNFRKTTLKRKGTNTAAPRKEKVTLELPCTLRSFCEAAGVPVAQVLRVLMGMQMMVNINSEIDLETADLLATELDLDIQLKETETLEEEVITQLEETEDDPESLIARPPIVTFLGHVDHGKTSLLDYLIGIDVVSGEAGGITQHIRAYQIDKDGQPITFVDTPGHEAFTEMRARGANVTDIAVLVIAADDGIMPQTEEAISHAKAAEVPIVVALNKIDLEGVDPNRVMTQLTEHQLTPSEWGGDVEVVPTSAIKGTGMDTLLDTLLTVAELHEFTANPNRQALGVCLEAEQHGDKGVISKLVVQNGTMKVGDIIVCGPAHGRVRAMTDPLTGKPITEAGPSTPVSLTGLDQPPGAGDRFHVLDDISKAREIAAQRAESSSRQSLSGITTKVSFENFQEMLMEGKLGSLEDKVKLNIIVRADVKGSLEAIDKELGKFDHPEVEIRVLQRSVGGITLADVTLASASDAVIIGFNVIPDEQARSMADERGVEIRRYDVIYKLTDDIKAMIEGRLKPEERVVELGRALVKQTFSISRVGTIAGCYVAQGVIERGCRIRVNRDGRTIGDYALDTLRRVKEDVKEVPRGMECGIRLANFNDVKQDDVLEAYKIEEVARTLD; translated from the coding sequence GTGCCCGTACGCATTTACGCGCTCGCAAAAGAACTGAACCTCGACAGCAAAGACCTTGTTGAAATTGTCAAGAAAGTCGGGCTGACCGGCAAAGGTTCGGCGCTGGCCAGCTTGACGGATGACGAAGCCGTCAAGGTACGCGAACACCTTTCCGGCGGCGGTGCTCCGGCTGGCAAGAAAGCCCCGGCCGCCAAAGCCGCTCGCGCCGATTCGAGCCCCGCGGCACCCGTTGCCGCTGTCCGCGACGCCGTTGTTCCCAGCGGGCGTCGCCCGATCACGATCCGAGGCGGACGTGGGGCAACCGATCGACGAAACGAGGCCACCGCGACGTCCGGTGACGTGACCACCGCCGATGCCCCCACCGGTTCCGGGGCCGACGAAGTTCCGGTTTCCGAAACACCGACGGCGGAAAAAGCATCCGCCCAGGCCAAACCGCCGGTCAAACCGCCACCGGCCATGCCGCCGCTGGAATCCGATGCAGCCGCCTCCGGTTCGGATGACGCCTCGGCCAAGGATCGCTCCGCCCCGACCGAACGCCCGGTGCCCAAGATGCCCAAGGCCGGTCCGCTGTCACGCGGCCCGCTGTCCAAGGATGCGTCGCCATCGCGTCCGGTTCCCAAGATGCCGGCCAAGTCAAACAAGCCGGCCGGCCAGCCGTCGGCGCCTGCGACGCCACCCAAAACCGAAAAGAAGGCGGCACCCGCTTCGCCGGCTGCCAAGTCCGGTGATTCGTCGATGGCCGAACGCATTGCCAGCCGCATGGGGTCCACCGGTAATCGCGTGGTGCCCAATCGCCCGGGACAGCCGGTGGCTCCGGTCCGCGGCCAAATGGGCGCCGGCAATCGCGTGCGGTCGCTGGATCGTCCACGACGTGGTGGTGGTGAAGGTGACGCCAATGTCAAAGGCGGCGGCGACGCCGGCAAGGGCAAGAAACGCGAACCCAAAATCAAAATCAATCTGGCCCAGCTGCCCGATGCTCCGGCCCCGGCCGAGAAGCCGGCTGCCAGTGGACCCGCTGCTCAAAAGCCCGATATCAAGCTGAGCAAAGACTTGATCGCCGGCCACAAGAAAGGCATGTCGGCACCGCTGCAAAAACTGGAATCGGAGGAAAAGGAACGCACCGCGGCCAAACGCGGCGGGGGCGGTCTGAAAGGTTTCAGTGGCCGCAAGAAGGGTGCGGAGGAAGAAGAAGAACGATCCGGCCGCAAGAAGGGCAGCTTGGCCGGCATGGCCAGCGCCCGCGCCGAACGTGTACGTGGCGGCGGTGGCCGTCGAAATCTGGGCACCGGGGATTACCGCGGTGGTCGCCGATCGGCCGGCAATTTCCGAAAGACCACGCTGAAGCGTAAGGGGACCAACACGGCCGCGCCGCGGAAGGAAAAGGTGACTTTGGAGTTGCCTTGTACTCTGCGTAGCTTCTGTGAAGCCGCCGGGGTTCCCGTTGCCCAAGTGCTGCGTGTCCTGATGGGCATGCAGATGATGGTCAATATCAACAGCGAAATTGATCTGGAAACCGCCGATTTGCTGGCGACCGAATTGGACCTGGATATCCAGCTGAAAGAAACCGAGACGCTGGAAGAAGAGGTCATCACCCAGCTGGAGGAGACCGAAGACGATCCGGAATCCTTGATTGCACGGCCGCCGATCGTGACGTTCCTGGGACACGTCGACCACGGGAAAACCAGCCTGCTGGATTACCTGATCGGAATCGACGTGGTCAGCGGCGAAGCCGGCGGGATCACCCAGCACATTCGTGCTTACCAGATTGACAAAGACGGCCAGCCGATCACGTTTGTCGACACGCCGGGCCACGAAGCGTTCACCGAAATGCGAGCCCGTGGTGCGAACGTCACCGATATCGCAGTGTTGGTCATCGCGGCCGATGACGGCATCATGCCGCAAACCGAAGAAGCGATTAGCCACGCCAAGGCCGCCGAAGTGCCGATCGTCGTCGCGTTGAACAAGATCGATCTGGAAGGCGTCGATCCGAACCGCGTGATGACGCAGTTGACCGAACACCAGTTGACGCCCAGCGAATGGGGCGGCGACGTGGAAGTGGTGCCCACCAGTGCGATCAAAGGTACCGGCATGGACACCCTGTTGGACACGTTGCTGACGGTGGCCGAACTGCACGAATTCACTGCCAACCCCAACCGTCAAGCTTTGGGCGTTTGTTTGGAAGCCGAACAGCACGGTGACAAGGGGGTGATTTCTAAACTGGTGGTTCAGAACGGTACGATGAAGGTCGGCGACATCATCGTTTGCGGTCCGGCCCACGGTCGTGTCCGTGCGATGACCGATCCGTTGACCGGAAAACCGATCACCGAAGCCGGACCGTCCACCCCGGTCAGTTTGACGGGCTTGGATCAACCGCCCGGTGCCGGTGACCGTTTCCACGTCTTGGATGACATTTCCAAGGCCCGTGAAATCGCCGCACAACGTGCCGAATCGTCCAGTCGCCAATCCCTGTCGGGCATCACCACCAAGGTGTCGTTCGAGAACTTCCAAGAAATGTTGATGGAAGGCAAACTGGGATCGCTGGAAGACAAGGTCAAGTTGAACATCATCGTTCGGGCCGACGTCAAAGGTTCGTTGGAAGCGATCGACAAGGAATTGGGCAAGTTCGATCACCCCGAGGTCGAAATCCGCGTGCTGCAACGCAGTGTCGGCGGGATCACCTTGGCCGACGTCACCCTGGCCAGCGCATCCGATGCGGTGATCATCGGTTTCAACGTCATCCCGGATGAACAAGCTCGGTCGATGGCGGACGAACGTGGCGTCGAAATTCGCCGCTATGACGTGATCTACAAGTTGACCGACGACATCAAGGCGATGATCGAAGGCCGCTTGAAGCCGGAAGAACGGGTCGTCGAATTGGGACGTGCGTTGGTCAAACAGACCTTCAGCATCAGCCGCGTCGGAACGATCGCCGGGTGCTATGTCGCCCAGGGCGTCATCGAACGTGGGTGCCGCATCCGCGTCAACCGCGACGGCCGGACCATCGGCGATTACGCCTTGGACACCCTGCGACGGGTGAAAGAGGATGTCAAAGAAGTCCCCCGCGGAATGGAATGCGGGATTCGATTGGCGAACTTCAACGACGTCAAACAGGATGACGTTCTGGAGGCTTACAAGATCGAAGAGGTTGCTCGTACGCTTGATTGA
- the rbfA gene encoding 30S ribosome-binding factor RbfA, which translates to MSSRRLLKAAEAIREVVAQAILTELRDPRVKDVTVVGVSVSPDMREAKVAVSVMGDEKQQNLSLRGLQNSAGFLQSKIAQRIDTRYTPRLQFSLDKGQHNAMVVGELLAKIRREQQDDSDDDGADDVDTSPSDDQPTS; encoded by the coding sequence TTGTCCAGCCGACGCCTATTGAAAGCCGCCGAAGCGATCCGCGAAGTCGTCGCCCAGGCCATCTTGACCGAACTCCGTGACCCCCGCGTCAAAGACGTGACGGTGGTGGGTGTCTCGGTCAGCCCCGACATGCGCGAAGCCAAAGTGGCCGTCAGCGTGATGGGCGATGAAAAGCAACAGAATCTGTCGCTGCGTGGTTTGCAGAACTCCGCCGGATTCTTGCAAAGCAAAATCGCCCAACGGATCGACACGCGTTACACGCCGCGGCTGCAATTCAGCCTGGACAAAGGCCAACACAACGCCATGGTCGTGGGTGAATTGCTGGCCAAGATCCGCCGCGAACAACAAGACGATTCTGACGACGACGGGGCCGACGATGTCGACACGTCGCCGTCCGATGACCAACCCACATCCTGA
- a CDS encoding YebC/PmpR family DNA-binding transcriptional regulator encodes MAGHSKWANIQHRKGRVDAARGKMWSKLSKAIIMAAKSGGGDPTANFRLRKAIDDAKAVSMPKDNIERAIKRGTGELDGGDMEEILYEGYGPGGVAVMCEAMTDNRNRTAPEMKQLFSKFGGNLGNSGCVSYLFDRKGVVVFDDGVDEEQVTMIAMEHGGEDIDHNDDGKLQVTCTPDAFDGLVEAFTDAELAIDYSEVSQVPQTTVDLESDMARKVLSLLQALDDHDDVQNVSTNLNITDEALLEEDA; translated from the coding sequence ATGGCAGGCCACTCGAAATGGGCCAACATTCAACACCGCAAGGGACGCGTCGACGCGGCTCGCGGCAAGATGTGGAGCAAGCTGAGCAAAGCCATCATCATGGCCGCCAAATCCGGTGGCGGTGATCCGACGGCCAACTTTCGGCTTCGCAAGGCGATCGATGACGCGAAAGCCGTCAGTATGCCCAAGGACAATATCGAACGTGCTATCAAACGTGGTACGGGCGAATTGGACGGCGGGGACATGGAAGAAATCCTGTACGAAGGCTACGGCCCCGGCGGCGTCGCGGTGATGTGCGAAGCGATGACGGACAACCGGAATCGTACCGCCCCGGAGATGAAGCAACTGTTTTCCAAGTTCGGCGGTAATCTGGGAAACAGCGGCTGTGTGTCGTACTTGTTCGACCGCAAGGGCGTCGTGGTTTTTGATGACGGCGTGGACGAAGAACAGGTGACGATGATCGCCATGGAACACGGTGGCGAAGACATCGACCACAACGACGACGGCAAGCTGCAGGTGACCTGCACGCCCGACGCTTTTGACGGTCTGGTCGAGGCTTTCACCGATGCCGAGTTGGCGATCGATTACAGCGAAGTTTCACAGGTCCCCCAGACGACCGTCGATCTGGAATCGGACATGGCGCGAAAGGTGTTGTCGCTGCTGCAGGCGTTGGATGACCATGATGACGTCCAAAATGTCAGCACGAATCTGAACATCACCGACGAAGCGTTGCTGGAAGAAGACGCCTGA
- a CDS encoding TolC family protein, with protein MTDDFALPPESSDGADAVDPPSLGSAQAEPTPVAPVAIDAPFVPLETPDTVLPPTPQVPGDVFSLATPITDNHGWLDPYRGRVLEIETDATDVTEAPNGQSIPSSDEVHLWWQDALKQPLGMSPRAIPVDVSWLTRTALQSSPLVQSLLTQPKIDQTAVVIADAEFDAAVYLEGKFVDTDEPVGDTLTTGRAFGRYRDETFSADVGMNRQLRGGGTLEAVQRGGFQQNNSDFLVPNPQGTTRLELNYSQPLLKNHGRAVNEISIVLASIDVRLTRGEVRQALEKHLVSVTRAYWDLYQARCEWMQRSRLLRRTEKLHSIVVARQHVDTITRQRLRSEAALAERRTGLSRAEASIGDAQAKLRMLTGSEILQHDVHVELTPQEVPPAVLIPIATRDAAVMALDNRPDLDVAMQRIRSASAKIGVAKNQVLPRLDLLLTGYVAGLDSRRDTWGAFLNQFSDGAPTYAAGLRWELPVGNRAARARLTRNRWEYCRALEEFRQATESVLADVDIATRETKTSYQEMSARYQSILAARREVDYLQQRYERLVEPQQSAIVLIEDLLDAQQRLFNAEKDFVDAQVAYAMSWVELRRSMGVLLRAASNQTDDVDAVQQVDAPEMMSGDVVELTQ; from the coding sequence GTGACCGACGATTTCGCGTTGCCACCCGAATCGTCCGACGGGGCAGATGCCGTCGATCCGCCATCGCTGGGATCGGCTCAAGCGGAACCGACGCCGGTCGCACCGGTGGCTATTGATGCCCCATTTGTTCCCTTGGAAACGCCCGACACGGTGTTGCCACCAACACCCCAGGTGCCGGGTGATGTTTTTTCGCTGGCGACGCCGATCACCGACAATCACGGTTGGCTGGATCCGTATCGCGGCAGGGTGCTGGAGATTGAAACGGATGCCACGGATGTTACCGAGGCACCGAACGGCCAAAGCATCCCGTCGTCGGACGAAGTTCACCTTTGGTGGCAAGACGCCCTGAAGCAACCTTTGGGCATGTCGCCACGTGCGATCCCGGTCGACGTTTCTTGGCTGACCCGGACGGCACTGCAATCATCGCCGCTGGTTCAATCTTTGCTGACCCAGCCAAAGATTGACCAGACGGCGGTGGTGATCGCCGACGCGGAATTCGATGCCGCGGTTTATCTGGAAGGCAAGTTTGTTGACACCGATGAACCGGTCGGCGACACGTTGACGACCGGCCGCGCGTTCGGTCGCTACCGTGACGAAACGTTTTCCGCCGACGTCGGCATGAATCGCCAGTTGCGTGGCGGGGGAACGTTGGAAGCGGTACAGCGTGGTGGTTTTCAACAAAACAACAGCGACTTTCTGGTACCCAATCCTCAGGGAACCACACGGTTGGAACTGAACTATTCCCAACCGTTGCTGAAGAACCACGGACGTGCGGTCAACGAAATCAGCATCGTTCTGGCCAGCATCGACGTCCGATTGACGCGTGGCGAAGTCCGGCAAGCGTTGGAAAAGCATTTGGTGTCGGTCACCCGTGCGTATTGGGATCTATACCAGGCCCGTTGCGAATGGATGCAGCGGAGCCGCTTGCTGCGACGCACCGAAAAGCTGCATTCCATCGTCGTGGCACGTCAGCATGTCGATACGATCACACGGCAACGTTTGCGATCCGAGGCGGCTTTGGCCGAACGCCGCACGGGGCTAAGTCGTGCGGAGGCATCGATCGGCGACGCCCAAGCCAAATTACGGATGCTGACGGGCAGCGAGATTTTGCAGCACGACGTGCATGTCGAATTGACGCCCCAGGAAGTCCCACCGGCCGTGCTGATTCCCATCGCCACGCGTGATGCGGCGGTCATGGCGCTGGATAATCGTCCTGATTTGGATGTCGCAATGCAGCGGATTCGATCGGCATCGGCCAAGATCGGGGTCGCCAAAAATCAGGTTCTGCCGCGGCTGGATTTGTTGCTGACGGGATACGTCGCGGGTCTGGATTCACGCCGCGATACTTGGGGGGCCTTTCTGAACCAATTCTCCGACGGTGCACCCACCTACGCGGCCGGATTGCGCTGGGAATTGCCGGTCGGCAATCGCGCGGCGCGGGCACGATTGACGCGCAACCGTTGGGAATACTGTCGGGCGCTGGAAGAATTCCGACAAGCGACCGAGTCGGTGTTAGCCGATGTCGACATCGCCACACGCGAAACCAAGACCAGCTATCAAGAAATGTCGGCTCGCTATCAGTCGATTTTGGCCGCGCGTCGCGAAGTCGACTACTTGCAACAACGCTATGAACGCTTGGTCGAACCGCAACAGTCCGCAATCGTACTGATCGAAGACTTGCTGGACGCCCAACAGCGATTGTTCAACGCGGAAAAAGACTTTGTCGACGCGCAGGTGGCCTATGCGATGTCGTGGGTCGAATTACGTCGATCCATGGGGGTCTTGTTGCGGGCCGCGTCAAACCAAACGGATGACGTGGACGCTGTGCAACAGGTTGATGCACCGGAGATGATGTCTGGCGATGTCGTGGAGCTGACGCAATGA
- a CDS encoding preprotein translocase subunit SecA → MIPRFTMGLARKRDRMSIGDRYRVGVREMVRRGCDELTPLCEDAHDRWMGRSPHQVRDQFTMLRGQIVDGIFATDDASVWADLAGCITAALQHTLGKRLYPTQILAGWHIAAGRIAQMQTGEGKTLACFLPACLMAATGRGVHVVCPNDYLAQRDAQLLSPAFASLGLACGVVLDDQDSAAKTDLYHGDVVYAPGAVLGFDYLRDRLAETQWMRLGRSQRLAQSAMGHGRPPAMMRPLHAVIVDEADHVLIDDAVSPLILSQRRQVGRQLDDLLMSARRAAMRMQSDIDYVVRQEDRQVEFTADGFHRVYADQWPVDDARLKRPWHDYVRAALLAQHVFQRDRDYVIQDQTVQIVDRSTGRIFADRSWSGGIHQAVEAKEGVPVTAETESASQTTRQAFFRRYQWIGGMTGTSDGCQREFASVYRCCVQTIPLRLASRRCVLADAIFADQDAKFQWIVDEAMHASRIGRAVLIGTLSIEQSLAISQLFDRCGVRHQVLSGIQDRGEAEIIADAGQSGAVTVATSLAGRGTDIALDATTRQRGGLHVIVCEHHRLARVDRQLIGRCARGGDPGTARFCLAADDGIAQGRNDWFGGLIRGHVRSAGNGVAGSHDHGALVHPVDVPPGQLRQHVLDIQQNQQRNETAARLAMMRQHQVDQAWQTSRPAWQPDSELSFQG, encoded by the coding sequence ATGATTCCGCGATTCACCATGGGTTTGGCACGCAAACGTGATCGCATGTCGATCGGGGACCGTTATCGCGTCGGGGTTCGTGAGATGGTTCGTCGTGGCTGCGACGAATTGACCCCGCTGTGTGAAGACGCCCATGATCGCTGGATGGGACGGTCACCACACCAGGTGCGCGATCAGTTCACCATGCTGCGTGGCCAGATCGTTGATGGCATCTTTGCGACCGACGATGCTTCGGTGTGGGCTGATTTGGCGGGATGCATTACCGCGGCGCTTCAGCACACGCTGGGCAAGCGTTTGTATCCGACTCAGATTCTAGCGGGATGGCATATCGCCGCCGGCCGGATCGCTCAAATGCAAACCGGTGAAGGCAAGACGTTGGCGTGTTTCTTGCCGGCTTGCCTGATGGCGGCAACCGGACGCGGTGTGCATGTGGTTTGTCCCAATGATTATCTGGCACAACGTGACGCTCAGTTGCTTTCGCCGGCTTTCGCATCGCTAGGGTTGGCGTGTGGTGTCGTTCTGGATGATCAGGATTCGGCGGCGAAAACGGATCTGTATCATGGCGACGTGGTGTATGCACCGGGCGCGGTGTTGGGGTTCGACTATTTGCGCGACCGATTGGCCGAAACACAGTGGATGCGGCTGGGGCGATCCCAACGTCTGGCCCAATCAGCGATGGGGCACGGACGGCCGCCTGCGATGATGCGTCCGTTGCACGCGGTCATTGTGGACGAGGCGGATCACGTATTGATTGACGACGCCGTGTCGCCACTGATTTTGTCACAGCGTCGTCAAGTCGGGCGGCAATTGGATGACCTGTTGATGTCGGCTCGTCGGGCCGCGATGCGGATGCAATCCGACATCGACTATGTGGTTCGTCAGGAGGATCGCCAAGTCGAATTCACCGCCGATGGGTTTCATCGCGTCTACGCCGATCAATGGCCCGTGGATGATGCAAGACTGAAAAGACCGTGGCATGACTACGTGCGTGCGGCGCTGTTGGCTCAGCACGTGTTTCAACGCGACCGTGATTACGTGATTCAAGATCAAACGGTCCAGATCGTCGATCGGTCCACCGGGCGAATCTTTGCCGACCGCAGTTGGTCCGGCGGCATCCACCAAGCGGTTGAAGCCAAGGAAGGTGTCCCGGTGACGGCCGAAACGGAATCGGCCAGCCAAACGACGCGGCAAGCCTTCTTTCGCCGCTATCAATGGATCGGCGGGATGACGGGGACATCGGATGGTTGTCAGCGGGAATTTGCTTCGGTGTATCGCTGTTGCGTCCAGACGATTCCGTTGCGTTTGGCCAGTCGCCGGTGTGTATTGGCCGACGCGATCTTTGCCGACCAAGATGCCAAGTTCCAGTGGATTGTTGATGAAGCGATGCATGCTTCGCGGATCGGTCGTGCGGTGTTGATCGGCACGCTAAGCATCGAACAGTCGCTGGCGATTTCCCAACTTTTTGATCGGTGCGGTGTCCGGCATCAGGTGTTAAGTGGGATTCAAGACCGTGGGGAAGCGGAGATCATCGCCGACGCCGGGCAAAGTGGTGCGGTGACCGTGGCGACCAGCTTGGCCGGACGCGGGACCGACATCGCATTGGATGCGACGACTCGGCAACGTGGCGGTTTGCACGTCATCGTGTGCGAACACCATCGTCTGGCTCGGGTGGATCGTCAGTTGATCGGTCGGTGCGCGCGTGGTGGCGATCCGGGGACGGCGCGGTTCTGTCTGGCCGCCGACGACGGAATCGCCCAAGGCCGCAACGACTGGTTCGGGGGCCTGATTCGCGGGCACGTTCGGTCGGCCGGAAACGGCGTGGCCGGATCGCATGACCACGGGGCGCTGGTTCATCCAGTCGATGTTCCGCCGGGGCAACTGCGTCAACACGTTTTGGATATTCAACAGAACCAACAACGCAACGAAACCGCCGCGCGGCTGGCAATGATGCGGCAACATCAGGTCGATCAGGCTTGGCAGACGTCACGGCCGGCCTGGCAACCCGATTCCGAGCTTTCCTTTCAAGGATGA
- a CDS encoding efflux RND transporter periplasmic adaptor subunit yields MRLSIMVPAIAWLVCTSMVRAEGVRGFSEPYRRVMVSASEMGTLAAIDVVEGQHVQRDQVLGQLDDRVLQASLKIAQAAKDAEGALRAAKIDLEIKKRHLEGFVELSQAGNASVREVERAQADFDQALARVQAAEEQILLRQLEYDRTIQQIEQRRVRAPFDGIVTEIIKRPGEFVSPTDPVIFEVVQLDTLRCNLTIPNDQIQHLRLGMEVKLVVGQRQEPVTAMVEYISPVVDPQSGTVLVKLRIPNSSQELKAGLVCRLDLPGDTRTARLLRTR; encoded by the coding sequence ATGCGTTTGTCGATCATGGTGCCGGCCATCGCATGGCTGGTTTGCACATCAATGGTTCGGGCCGAAGGCGTGCGGGGATTCTCCGAACCATATCGTCGCGTGATGGTTTCCGCCTCGGAGATGGGGACGTTGGCGGCGATCGACGTGGTCGAAGGACAGCATGTACAGCGCGATCAAGTTTTGGGCCAATTGGACGATCGCGTTCTGCAAGCCAGCTTGAAGATCGCACAAGCCGCCAAGGATGCCGAAGGAGCCCTGCGGGCCGCCAAGATCGACTTGGAAATCAAGAAGCGTCACTTGGAAGGCTTCGTCGAACTCAGTCAGGCGGGCAATGCAAGTGTCCGGGAAGTGGAGCGGGCCCAGGCGGACTTTGACCAAGCACTCGCGCGGGTTCAGGCCGCCGAAGAACAGATTTTGTTGCGGCAGCTGGAATACGATCGCACGATTCAGCAGATCGAACAACGCCGGGTTCGCGCGCCTTTTGATGGCATCGTGACGGAGATCATCAAGCGCCCCGGCGAATTCGTTTCCCCCACAGACCCGGTGATTTTCGAAGTGGTGCAACTGGATACGCTCCGGTGCAACCTGACGATTCCCAACGATCAGATCCAGCACTTGCGTTTGGGCATGGAAGTCAAATTGGTCGTGGGACAGCGGCAGGAACCCGTCACCGCGATGGTCGAATACATCTCGCCCGTCGTCGATCCACAAAGCGGAACGGTTCTGGTGAAGTTGCGAATCCCTAACAGTTCACAAGAGCTGAAGGCGGGGTTGGTTTGCCGTTTGGATTTGCCAGGTGATACACGCACCGCACGGTTGTTGCGGACCCGCTGA